The nucleotide sequence AATACAGTACCATAGAACATTTCTGGTTAATGGTTAACCTTTAATATACAGTACACTGTTAACCCACAAGTCAATAGGAAAACACACAAAAGCTTTAATTTACGGCCCAACAAATTATGGGGAGCGGCTTACTTGGTTGGGGGtgttaaatttattttctattttaatcgTTTTTGGGAAGTGTGTTCAAAAGTATTAATACTATTGATGGCTAAAAATACCCCTTTTGAACAATTATTCATAAATTAAATTATAATCAAGTCATGTTGTGCTAAATTTGACGTTAGATTGACAGTAATCATTAGTTGTACTTTAAGCCCAGTCCACACGATtgtgcatgcccgacgggcaaagggtgataccagaccacaatagttagtaagaatgggGAAAACCACATACagtgatctggcatcatacagtgttgccagatacctGCCTTTacttttcccgcttctgacgtcatcaaccgtcattttcactaactattatggcctggtatcactgtttgcgcGTCTggcatgctcgatcatgtggacagggcttaaggttTTCCGTCCATTATCAAATTAAGTGGTAGGAAGAGTAGGAAACTAAACACCTTGAGACTTAAGTTACCCTAAACCTACACTTGCATGTGTTAAGAATCATAACTCCTTCAAAGTTGCCAGATAATGCCTACTATTTCTATTGTAAGTATTTTTAAGCTTTCCATGTAAAACGCAGTGGAAAGAAGTGGGCGAAGTAGACAAACCACACAAGCATAACGAGGAAATAATATTTGAAGAAAGCAAAATAAGTGCAGAAAAAGCGGTAGTTGTTTATTACGACCCAACTCTCGTGCCTTACCCATCGACATCAGCCAATGTTTCAAATTTAAACTCCTTTATCATGATCATTCTAGAGCCTCGGCACTGTGATGACTATTTTAAACTctgataatgataattaagaaaTGGAATTGAGTAGAGATAATGAAAATTAAGCAGAAATCCCTAATACTGGTTATAATGAAAACAACCTAGTTGAGGAGAATGGGTTCACCCTTTAGGAAAAGCAATCATTTGGAAAGAAATCAGGTGGCTACGTAGTAGTTCAAAAGACCAACCATAAAAAGGAAGACTTAAAAAGGACCTTCGTTACAATTCTGGCAACTTTTGAATTTCATAGCAACTACAAGAAATGGGACTAGTAAACAATCTCCCAAGGGGTTAGTATTACCTTCTGAAAGTGAGGGGGCCAGCTATCAGAAGTACGACGGTAGGAAAATGTAAAGGTTTGGAGTAATTACAGAGCTTCATATGCATGTATAATGTAAATTTAGTTTTGTAAACTAACTCTCGATATCAACAGGAAGTACTGTATCTCAAAACAGCTTTTCTGTATAAAAAGTTAAAACAGACACTCATTTATAGTCCAACTTCAACAAATCATAAACCTTTGGAGTCCTTGATGAATTCTACACCAGAATCTGGATTTATTTGAATAGGTAAAAAACTTAAATTTGTGCTTTTTATCAAAATACAGCGCACAGATTTCCacaaagtacagtaatacctctaTACTACCATAATACATTCCAAAAAAAGAGAGTTTAATACAGATGTGTTAGAAAACCGTATCATTATTTCCCATTTCAAATAATGTGAATACAGTAATACATTCCAAGCCCCATTGATTCGTTAGTAAGAAGATaacttgagcaaaaaaaaaaaaattaagtgataCAGCCATAAAATGTTTACATAAAGGGTAAATGCAATAACGCACaaataaaaaaggtgaaaaaaaaaaattagaagacaTTTTAACGAATCTAAACATTTTGGTTTCCATATGACGGCGTAAGGAGACGACGGTGCGGGTAGGAAGGGAGGAGTTATTGGCGGGAAAGGGAATCCCCTTCCATTAAAACATGAGGGAGGTGGAATTCCCTTCCATTAAAACACGAGGGATGTGGAGTCCCCTTCCATTAAACATGCTAGAGGTTGGATCCCCTTCCCTTAAAACATGCCTGGGTGGGATCCAATTCTCTCAAAATATGTGGGAGGTGGGATCCCCTTCCATTGAAACATGCAGGAGGGAATCCCCTACCATTAAAACATTCTTTAATAGAATTTCAGGGTTTTTCCCCCCCTTTTCATTCTCCTAGGGGCAGATTTTTCTATAATTAAAACATTGTTGCTttcaatttttttcagaattttacgGGAATGAAAATTATTGACATTTCTATGGCTTAAATCAACGTTATAATTCCATTTTAGTGTTCCTCAAAGATGACCTTTTCAGTTCAATTGTAGCTCGCATTGTATAACCACTCTCACTTGATCTTGTTTGCacccataaaaaaaaattgatgcaaaACAGATATAGCAGTGTCATACTAAAAATAATGCAGAACAGATTTGCACTCAGCTGAAACGACAGCTCACGCACGAGTGACAGTGTTCGGCTTGGTAGGTTTTTACTCACTTTTCACGTACCAAAATTTTTGGAATGGGCATTTTTAGTGTCCCCTAAAATTTTGGTAAATACAGATGTTAGTTTCAAAAGGTTCGAATACAGATGTTTTACTATTATGCATTTGTTTACAAATTTAGTTTATAACTTTAGTAGCCAAACATTTAAAGCAaatctaaaataagaaaataaaattattaaaacttaagCATCTTCTGTAGCAGCTTTTCATTAAGTATTATAAAAGGGGTAGCAAAATCTGATTTAGGCAATTCTACCATGACCCCTCCCTTTAGAGGAAGAGTCCCTATTATGTGAATTTGCTTGATAAATTTAGTATTACCTGGAAGCTAATCGGCACCATTGTGCAACTGTGGAAGACCCTGCGATTGCAGTGTAGCTTCAACAGCAAGATGGGAAAAATGGGAGGAAGAATGCATACTAATCTTGATCAATGCTTTTTGACTTATTCTGGGCTACACTACACCATCACACCATAAATGGCAGGTGGGTGGCAGTACCAACGTCCCAGGGGTACATAGCAAAAAGTTCAAAATATTGAAGTGTGCTCGTTTAGTTGGTACTACtcaattacagtactgtaaaatAGAAATTTACTATTCAAATTTGAGATTCAAGGACAAAATTTCAGATAATTTACATTTAAActactttgaaaatataaatacaatagcATATAAAAACCTTAATTCTCTAAAAGAAGAGTAAAGAACTAACACTAGATGAGCAGTCAAAACTGGTTAAGGATAAAATTTTAAGACTAGGAGCATTACTATTTCAATGGTTTACTTGAAGACATTCTGTACCAAGGCAGTTTCCTTCATACTATCAGATATTTTCAGTTGCAAATCTTCCAAACCCAAAACGATTCTTATGCTACAGGACATCATGGACACTTCAACTTAAGCATTTTGTTATAATACAAGAGTTTGTTCTTTGAAAAGTGTCCATAGCTTGCCTCTGAAAGGGGGATCAAGACAAAGTCCTAGCCCCCACAAAAATACATGTAATGGTACAGCCGTTCTTAGGTCAGCTCAAATTAAAGTTTACAAATTCTAAAAATACACAAAGCAGTTAAACCATACCAGTATACATAAACTTAGAATTAAAGTGTAGAATGTTCTTAACCTACTAATTTTCCAGTCTCAATAAATCTTAAAACTTGGCAGTAAAAAACTATGCTTCAACATAAAAACCTAAATTACTATTTTGATGACCTGCAAAGTCTTATATCAatatcttaacactaagaaaaaataAGATCCAGAATAAGGGGTAATCATACCTGCTATGGCGATCTATTTTTAATTCAAAAATTTACAAACACTTTACAAGGTAAAATAGTTACATCCTTAAATCTGCAGACGACCACAGCCTGGGGTAACTGATTTTGGAATGCCAGAGTAATAATTTCATaggggaaaaaaattaaatcatgttAACTACTCATGGCATTTCCATGACCAGTTACCATTTTACCTAAATGCATAATATTGACCAAGAaattttttttccaagtgttattTACAGAGGTGAACTTTGTAGATTTTTCAAATTTTACCATAAAAAATGATTCAATAGCTGCATAGTAATTTCAAGCTTACACAGCACATCTTACTATAATTTCAACTGGAATGTCTTAAATATACGTATATCAAATTTTTAGAACCCTCCCACATATCTTCCACTTAACAACTCTGCCTCACATTTTCCcaataaacatttcaccaaacattttaATAGCTCATTCAATAACCTTAGtagcaaaataaattatataactaaaaaaaactcCTTCCTTGAAcacaataagaacattaaaatttttacaatttctttacAACTAAATAGGAACACCCTCCTGAACACTAAAATCTGAATGGGAACATTCCACACTCTCCCACTAACTAGCTAACCCATAAAATAGTCCCCAATAGCTAGCTATTCATCTGATTTCTAAGAAATTTACTGCAATCACAAATATCCaatctataaagaaaaatattgaattaaacaaACAGGACACTAAAATGTTTATCATTAGGTTTCAACTAAATAGGAACACCATCCTGAACATTCACATAAAAATCCTAGCTTCAACTTAGGAAAATTGGCACAGAACAAAATAGTTTCCTGTCAGATCTAACAGCCAGACTTCAAATTGCTAGAAGTCCTAAAGCTAGCCCTACATAAATAAAAATTTGGTCTCCTTGGCAAACTAAtggttttattgaaaaaaaattttctgAGAGACCATCCCACTACTTAATCTGTTGACATAACCACAACCTGAGCTTTCATTTCTCAAAAACAGGAATGAACATTTTGAAATGCTAGATAACAATATACCCACGAGTAAGTTATTCTACAGCTGTAGCTTTCAAATGTACCCAATGAGTAACTATTTAACTCCTAATACTTTTATCacagattaaaaaataaaattaaccaatTTACTTTTTCCAAACACTGACTACACACAAACTTATACAGATTGGTAAGCGGCACTACGTCGACGACGTCCAACCAAATAAGCAATGAGTACTATTACCACAAGAGCTGCCAATGCACATCCAACTGCAATAGGTACTACATCAGAGATCTCATCTGCTGAGCAGTGAACAGCTGAAAAGAATAGAAATATAAGAACAGTATAAAAGGTTACAGATTTCAATTTTCAATAATTGCCAAACTGTTTTCAGCAATTATCTACAAGTTGGAAATTAACAAAGGGTATGAAATTTAAAAAACCAGCTATTCCAAACAAAGCGGGGGTAATTCAGCAGATTACAAATTTTTTAAGATACGGAGAGCAGAGCCTTGAGAGATTTGAACCACAGCTGGTTTAGGTTACATTAGGGGTGGTAAAAAAAATTTACAAGTACTTCCTAGGAAAGATTGAAATTGTGCAAGAAAATATCCCTTTAAATAATATAATGTGCAAGAATGGAATATCcctttaaaataaatataagttGAAATGAGCTTACTGCTGCAGATTTTGGTAACAAATTAATTAAGATACACAAGCATCAAGGTTTTAGTCAAATTTACACCAGTGAAAACATTATCCACTTAGCAATACAAAGTACATTACACCAATGGATTCCCTGGTACAATAAAATTTTAGGCGAAGATAGAAAATTCTTTGCAACAATGGGATGTGTACCTTATCCATAAATCACCATTACCTACTAAAGCTAAAATGAAGAATAAGAGCAGAAAACTAAATCCAACAACATGCCAATACAGTACCACATAAAGGAACACTTCCTTGGGTAATGGTCAAATACGACAAGCAATTTCCCCTATAAAAACACTTCCCATTACATGCAGCCCTAAGACCCAGGAACCTTTTTTAGAGCTATTCCAAGAGTAGTTCTACCAATAGTTTATAAAAAGTTGAGGATGAGTGAGGCTACCAAAATTTAAGAGGCAAAGTTCTTCTTAATCAAGGCTGGAAACTTCCCTCAATATAAGGAGGAGGATTCTTACAATTCAAGAGACAGGAAAGGCTTTGTGCAACTGAAAATTTGATCTTAAGGTTTAATCTAATCAAGTCCTCATTAATAATTCCCAGATTATTAGGAAAACTTAGGCAATTTCTCCCGAATGGTAGCAAATTAAAATACTATAATTGTCAGTACAAATCCCTGGATAACCATACGATTCGGTCAACTTTATTGGTTTTGAATTATTCAACTTCCACTGTAGCATAAATTCACTCCTAAAATATTAGCCATGTCCACAAACCAAACTCCTCTAATTTTAAGTTCTGTTGTGTGTAGCAGTATTTCAATGCTAAGAACCTTGCACAACAGCAGCAGTGGAAGTCacgtgggggggaggggggaaattgaGGGTATAACAGCAGCAGAGAGAAGACAAGGGAAAAAATTGTCCAACTAGCCATTGTGAGGAGGTCAGATCCATTAGTTTCCCTTACACTAAGGTTgacaatttcattttatttatatttgattgaTAAGAAATTCTATCGTTGAAGATGAAAATTACTTCATTCAATATGATACAGGAAAAAACTGGGGAATTTCTGTAGCAGTCGTTAACCCTGTTTATTCCGGAAATTTTACTATAATCTGTGGTTAAAAGGCAAATTATAATATTGCAATTTAAAATCAAACTTTACTTCCTCACCACATTGCCAAAATATCTACCCAAACAAATACATGAAGCCTGACTCCTACAACATTAGCTACTAGTTTGATGAAGTAAAAAAAACCTCATGCCTTAAATTTATTACTTCTTCTAGTTTAACGTACTTAAATCTTCCACCGACACAACACAGCCAATGTGATGGTTAAGTTTACTAGTCACAAGATTTACAAATTCAGATAAGAGTATGAAATTTCAGTACAAAATGCCACACAAACTTTAATTCCtactataaaaaaataacttaaaacacAGTATACTTACAGGAAACAAAGTCAGGTTCATTGGGGACCATGTTGAAAGCCTGAATATGAATTCCCTCCAGCTTTGAGGATACACCAAGAGTATATGGTTCATCTCCAATGGTAGCAGTTATGTTTACAGCACTCAATGAAGAATGACAGTTGTAACTGTGATTCACAGGAACACTCAATGGGGAAAAGCCATAGTCAACTACCAGGGACAGTGTCTTTCCTGTAGGAAAAATTTCTTATTACTATGCGACCAGATTTTAAAGAATTTTCTATTACTATGCGaccaaattttaaagaaaaaaaaaaaaaaaaaaaaaaaaaaaaaaaaaaaatagaaatttaaaaggACTGAACATCTATTTAAGTTACTTACCAGCATCAGTTCCATTGGCAAAAATCTTGGGATCCATGAATAAATTTGCAGTGAAGCTTGCAATCGACCAAGAGTCTGCCTTCTGACTGAACTCCAAATTCACACTGTTAGATTGCTCAGTAGAACCCCATGTAACTTTAATATTTTCCTGACCTTCCGTACCATTGCAGGTGCCACTGATTAAAGTACTAGCCATTGGATGCTTGGGTAGAGTTATTGTTGCAATTTGTGtctgtaagaaataaaaatagTCTCCAGATAAATTTCTGAAACAAAAACTTGTGCCTATccattttttataatgaaattacCACTCGCCAAGTTGTAACCTTACTTACTACTTGTGCTAAAAGTACAAGAGGTTACTAGTGGACAAATTCATTCACATagggatataaagaaaaaaaaaatatttaatttacttaAGTTATGGTGCAAGAAAATTACACTAGATAAAAAATTATAGCCAACTGAAATTTCCAtggaaaaaaagcatttttaaaggCTTGCTAGATCAGTCATTAACTTAACAAATGGCTTCTAGTGTAGTCTTCTAAACATTTTCCATCTAAAACATAGTACCAAGTATCATGATACCATAGCAAGTAAACATCAGGGTACTTTACGTATGTCAACTTAACCTTGTATACCAAAGCATCTACCCATTTCACTAGACCAACTTAAAAGTATAAATAATAGCTTAAAACATCTACAGCTTACAAAATTTTTACAACAGAAGTGTATTTTGTGGGGATCTAATTTTGAAACATAGTAAAATTATGTGAGCTGTATTGTTAGAACTTATTATACATTCTCTTTTTATGGCCAAGCATCAAGGGCATGAGATGCCATTCTGTATCATTAAGCTATGTTTTTGATATTCCTAAATTTCATTAAAGTAACTTCTTAAGATGAACGTGTGGAAATCTAAAAGTACACTACCATTTGATGCCAACCCAAAATTCAGAGGGAAACTAATATCTGCTGAGCTTGTTGCCTGAACCTAATCATGTTACAAGCAGAAAATTTTAAATTCAAACTGACGTACTTGTAGCATTTTATTTGCTTattgcaaaaaaggtaaaataagaatAATTACGGTATATGTCAAAAGCAAGTATTAGTGAAATTAGTCTAGCATACAAAAGGTTAAGTATATGCATTATCAAGGGAGACATTTTGAGGTGAAACTATGCAAATCCTGTGCAGTCATTGTTACCAACAATTCAAAGTATTGTGGAACAGTGCAGGGTATAGCCAACTTGTGTTCAGTTTCATTATGCTTGGCTCATAAATATTATAAACTTCCaaggatgaaaatttaaaaagCAAAACCTGAAATTTTCCAAATATAAAAATTAGAGACCTATAATACAATCAAGACATCAGTGAAGATGAAAAAGGTTTTTGTAACAAGGAAAACATTGGTAGTCTAAAAGCACGCACGTCTCGCCCCCCTAGAGTTCGGACAACCTTCACTATAACCTTTGGCCTAGGCACTTATGGCTGGTTGGATTAGTGTAAAGGTCTGGCTTTTAGTTAGGAAAAACACTAGATGCTTCAAAACTACTATCTTGCTCCTACAATTGATACAATTTATCGACCTTCATGAGAGACTTATCCTAAGGTGGGATAAAGTCCCTACGATCAAAACAGGCATTGTTAACCAACCCAGGAATATGTCTGAACTAAAGTCTTTAggaagccagaaggaaatagtattCCTGGAGATTGGTTTTATAACTCCTTTTAACCCTACCAGAACTTAAATTGTCTGGGTGATCAGGGCTGAGGCATTCGACCCAAGAAGTAGCATCAAAATGCTCTCATATGACGAATTTtgatattacattttaatataaaacaaattgtgagcaatggcattaTAAATTGCATGATTCACAAAACCGGAAGTTCATGATTACACCCTTCAGTGCTATCACAAACCTGAGAGAagagtacatgtttgagtttgacctttGATATTCACTCGCTTTCAAGTCTTTGTTTCGGTAAGAATTTCATCATGTCAAAGAAGAAAACTTCAAGATCTCTAACataagaaaattcgctctaataagctaagagttcagaagtgggtaatattggcgatattagcagagttagtgaaggaaTTTTGTGGATGTAGGATCAACCGTCTCACCTGACAGGAGCCTAATGAAGCAAGATGCTGTAttaagcaaagggatcttcatttatgaataaattatgataaataacggttttggtttatcaatatccaaaaaggaacaaaattcataatttattaatattgtaaaaagaaaaactttgaatgcacgCATCTCAAACTATagttattgaccttcaaattctttATTCTCCCTTagtttaaagatatagcattgaaattttgtATACAACTTGTAGGgactattttctataaaaaaaaaaaaaaaaacaacttagggAGAGGAGTTTTTTGAATGTCtaaatcaggtctatatagggtagtaatcacaggtattaattatcaagggaagagagaatttaaacactttttcaggataaatcgcccaaGCATCACAAAAACGAAGGTCCGAGGCAAAAATCTTATGCAGTTTGGAATGACTCAAGTCACCTTATCAAGggttatgaatgtcaaagtcctgtccttgaaaAATAGGCTTTAGCCAGCCGGCCACCTTTAATGCCTAGCATACTGTTCTTCCAAGGTAGAATATCAATGGCTTTGTGGGATAAGGAAGCAGGTCTTCTCGATCTCATGATCGCCCTTTACTTCGATGAGAGATGGAAGTCTTCAAACTGATTGCTGGAACAGACTTTCAGctagtagtacagtagtagtagtaataataataatatgtcgaaCAAACCAAAAAGAGACTGCCTTCCAATTCTCAGCATGACCAATAGCATAAGAAGTGTCAATTCGCTTGCTCACTAGTCACAAGGAATGCAGAAATGCAGTCACTATTCCTTCAGAGGCTTGTAAGGGCACCTTAACTGATCCAACGACCTTCTGTAACATCCAAATCACGAGGAGAGTTCTTTTGAAAGAAAATGCTGTTTAAAACTTCCCAAGCATGTATGCCTCAAGGTCCACTGATAGCACTTCATTACAGCAATAAAGAGGTTTCTCCCAACAAAGACTAGAAAGTCTGCAATTGATGACTCAGCAAATCAGGCACAAAGGCAGGAAAAGCATAAGCACTTGTTCCAGGGATAAAAGAGCATCCATCGCTGCTGCCTGGTCTGAAATTGAACACACTGGAAGTTTCCTGTTCAGGTGTTGAAAACCAGTTTATCATAGGGGAACCACTAAAAAGCAAGAAGCCTTTACACTACAGCTGGTAAGAGGGACCACTACTCATAACCCCCACCAGCAGAGCATGTCTGCTACTTAATACTTCTTTGCCATAATTATCAGAGTTCAACTGCATTGTCAAACAGTCAAGTAAAAGTCTAGTCATCTTTCACAGGTCCTATGAAATAATTCCTCTCTGCTTGTTAACAGAGGCCACTACgatagtgttgtcactcatcaatacTAATAAGTGACCCATCGAAATAACTTTAAAGCCTGCAGAGCTAGAAGTTTGCATTGCCAAAAGATTGGTGTACATTAATTTACTTTGGACCACTATACCGAGGCTGAGTTGCTACAAAGCCTACAAGAAGTTGGGAGGATCAGCGAAGGTTCAACAGTGACCCTGCCCACAACTCTGAAGGTCGACCAAGGATGCTTCAAATGCCTCTATCTGGTG is from Palaemon carinicauda isolate YSFRI2023 chromosome 13, ASM3689809v2, whole genome shotgun sequence and encodes:
- the LOC137652342 gene encoding lysosome-associated membrane glycoprotein 1-like; the protein is MAKLYVFAFAILFTCGSVIGQDDTTLAPVPDTTIIPDVPTTLPPPTEPPTVEPDTTTAEPEPETTLPPEPETTTAAPVPDTTTAPPAPVTTPAPEADYNYNITENNVTCIMIEGDVSFVVNYTAGNDTQIATITLPKHPMASTLISGTCNGTEGQENIKVTWGSTEQSNSVNLEFSQKADSWSIASFTANLFMDPKIFANGTDAGKTLSLVVDYGFSPLSVPVNHSYNCHSSLSAVNITATIGDEPYTLGVSSKLEGIHIQAFNMVPNEPDFVSSVHCSADEISDVVPIAVGCALAALVVIVLIAYLVGRRRRSAAYQSV